In the Anaerostipes caccae L1-92 genome, CAAAATTAGACAAAAAAGTACAGAAGCCTTTTGTCGCATTAAAGGAGCAGGAAGGTCTGAATAAGAACCAGCTGGAGATCATTATCACAAACATTATCCATGAAATAGGTGTGCCGGCTCACATTAAGGGTTATCAATATTTGAGAGATTCCATCATGCTGGCCATCTACGACATGGATATTCTGAACTCCATCACGAAACAACTATATCCAACAATTGCCAAACAGTTTGGTACTACATCTAGTAGAGTGGAACGGGCGATCCGCCATGCCATCGAGGTAGCCTGGGGACGCGGGAAAATGGATACGATTGATGCGCTGTTCGGATATACGGTCCATGCAGGGAAAGGGAAACCGACAAATTCAGAATTTATTGCACTGATTGCAGATAAAATCAGACTTGAATACGGAGATCGAATCGTGTCGCAAAAAATGTCTGAAAATGATGGAAGATAGTAAATATTGTTTGATTATGCGATTGACAAAGGGGAATATGCTTGATATATTTCTCTCTTAGAATGGTTAGATTTGGATGGAGGGGTATACATAATGTATGATAAACGGAAAATTTTGATCGCCGTCAGCAGTCAAAATGAGGCTAAAGAACTTTGCAGAGAAATGGAGAATGAAATGCAGGTAGTGGGAGTGGCTTATGACGGTGCTTCCGCAGTAAAGCTGATTAAGGAACATGAGCCCGATGTGGTAGTGATCGATATTGTACTTCCGGTTTTAGACGGACTGGGTGTAATCGAACAGTGCAACGGGACGATGGACGACGACAAGATACCTTCTTTTATTGCAATTACCTCCATCGGCAATCAGAGACTGATCGAGTGTATCAGCCTTATGGGTGTCGACTACTGTATGATGAAGCCGTTTCATACGAATGTCTTAATGGACAGAATTAATCAGATGATGAGAATGAAAAGAGTAAATAATAACTTCCAAAAGACATTTGAGGTGAAAAGCGAGCCGGTCAAAAAAACGTTTACAGAATATGATATCCAGAAAGATGTGACAAAGATCATCAGAGATCTGGGAATTCCTGCTCATATCAAAGGATATCAGTACATTAGGGAAGGCATCATCATGGCGATTCATGATGTCAACATGATGAATTACATAACAAAGCTGCTATACCCAACAATTGCACAAAAATATAAAACAACTTCCAGCAGTGTGGAAAGAGCGATCCGCCACGCCATAGAAGTGGCATGGAGCAGAGGAAAGATCGAACTGCTGGAAGAGATGTTCGGATATACGATCAGTGCCGGCAAAGGGAAGCCGACCAATTCTGAATTTATAGCGCTGATCGCAGATAAACTCAGGCTGGAATATCACATGAACGCCTCTTAAACCAAGAGGAAAACCGCCAGAATGCTTTTTCGGTTACTGTTCTTTGATGCCTGAGATATCCGGGACGCACATCATAGAATAATTCGTATGGTAAATGACAAATCCAGGCTTTGCTTTCGGCGGTTTTTTCAATTCCTTTCTCTGTATATAGTCGACTTCTACTTTTGGTGCCTGACGGCCGCTGGAATAAAAAGCGGCAAGCCGCCCGGCCTCTTCAAAAGTAGCATCCGGCAGAGTGTCCGCCTGCTCTTTTTTCACGATGACATGAGAGCCAGGCATATTTTTTGCGTGAAACCACCAGTCGCCGCCGTTGGCAAATTTAAATGTCAGTTCATCGTTCTGATAATTATTTTTGCCTACATACATATGAAATCCATCAGAGGATACAAAGTGAAGAGGTTTTGATTTTGCCGGTTTTTTCGTTCCCTTAGAACCGCGCTTTTTCAAATATCCATAATCTGAGAGTTCCTGTTTGATGGAGGAAAGATCCTGTTCGTTCTCTGCAAGATTCAGGGAAGACGCGATTGATTCCAGATGCATCAGGTCATCTTTTGTCTCAACCGTAAGTTCGGAGAGGGCTTCATAGGTCCGTTTCAGCTTATTATATCTGGCAAAGTACTTCTGTGCGTTCTCCTGAGGAGTCTTGACAGGGTCAAGGGGGATGGTGACTTCTTTATTGGTGTAATAGTTCAGGCATTTGAGGGATTTGGATTCAGGTTCAAGACCGTATCCATATGCCTGAATTAATTCTCCATATATCTTATACTGATCTCTTTTCTCCGTATCGAGCAGCTGTTTTCTCTGCAGATCATATTTTTTGCTCGTGCGTTCGATGGAAGTCTGGACAATTTTTCTAAGGTCGGCAGACTTCTGTTTCATTCTTGTATATTTTTCCTTCTCAGAGTAATAGATGACCAGAACATCGCTGATGGATGGAAAGACTTTCACTTCATAAGACGTCTTATAAGACGTCATCGGAAAACAGGAAAATTCTTTCGGCTCCCCGTTTTGATAAATGATATTGGGCACATATTCGTGCTTTTCAACGGAAACCGCCAGCTTTTTCAGCTGGGAGTAGAGACCGGAGCACTGGTCCTGAGTCAGGGCATCTGTAGACTGATTGCCGTCGACTCCGGCGCGGTAGCAGATTTCATTTGCCAAAAACGAGCTCATGCCCGTGATGGATGAATAAAGTGCCTTGGTGACCGGTACGGGTTTTGGCTTGATTCCGGTTAAAAAGTCTTCTAGAGTCAGAGAATCTATATCCTTTTTGTGCTGTGTGGGAGGCATAGAGTAAGTCATGCCGGGCAGGACCTCCCGCTTGGAGCTCACGTTGGCTCCCACGTGTCTTATGCTGTCGAGGATCATTCCATCCTGTCCCACGAAGATTAAATTGCTGTGCTTGCCCATCAGTTCGATGATCAGTTTCTTTTGGCAGACATCTCCCAATTCGTCCAGATGTTCCACTGTGATCTCAATGATTCTCTCATAGCCCGGCTGTTCTACGGAGATGATACGCCCGCTGCCCAGATGCTTCCGAAGCAGCATACAAAAGTTGGGGGCCTGTATCGGGTTCTGTTTGCCCTGGTTCGAAAGATAGACGATCGGCAGGCTCGGACTGGCAGAAAGATGGAGCCTTAGATTTTCCCGGTTCTGTTTGATCACAAGGGTGATTTCATCGGCCTCGGGCTGATAAATTTTATAAATTCTTCCGTTTAATATTTTTTCGTTTAGTTCGTTTACGATATTTGAAATGACAAATCCGTCAAATGCCATAGCTGCACCTCCATTTTTTAGTCAATCGTATTATATCACGCCGCGCCCTGTTTTGGTTGATTTTTTGCCGTTAATACAGGTATAATGGAAAGGTAATTTTCAGAATATGGAGGACCGAGCCAATGATAGATGAACAAAATAAAACATGGTCAGACCGCAGTCATCTGCTGTGGTGGCCGATTACCTTTACAAAATACAGAGTTGAGAACCAAAGATTATATACGCAGACCGGACTTTTGTCAACACATGAGGAAGAATGCCTTTTATACAGAATTATGGATGTCTCCTATGAGAGAACTTTCGGAAACCGAATCTTTGGCACCGGAACGATCCGCCTTACCACAAAGGATGCCTCAAATCCGGTGATCGAGCTTAAAAATATTGCTGATTCCAGAAGGGTAAAGGATCTCCTGAGCCGGTGGATCGAGGAAGAACGGATCGCCAAACGGGTTGTGGGACGGGATATGTACGGCGCAAGCAGCCATATGGAGGAAGATTTTACAGACAGAGATATGTAAAACGGTTGACAACGAAAAGACAGACTGGTATGATAACTAAAGTATTTAGCATGGTAGCGAATTATCACTTTAGTGTATTAAAGTAAAAAGGAGAAGAATTATGAATCAGAAGAGGGTCCATACGCCGGAAGGAGTAAGGGATATATACGGATTGGAATGTAAAAAAAGACTCAGGTTAAAGGACAAATTAAATCATGTCTTTGCCCTCTACGGTTACGAGAATATCATTACCCCAACTTTTGAATTTTTCGATATCTTTAACAGTGAGAAAGGAACCGTTTCCTCCAAGGAGATGTACAAATTTTTTGACCGGGAGGGAAATACCCTGGTCCTTAGGCCGGACATCACGCCTTCTGTGGCGAGGTGCGTGGCAAAGTATTATGACAGTGAGGAACGGAACCTGCGGTTTGCCTATACCGGAAATGTCTTTTTGAATAATTCCAGCTATCAGCTGAAATTAAAGGAAACCTGCCAGATGGGCGCAGAGCTCATCAAT is a window encoding:
- the spo0A gene encoding sporulation transcription factor Spo0A gives rise to the protein MSKINVAIADDNQKMVSMMTQLLNLDQEIEVIGSAGNGEAAVEIIKEKKPDVVLLDIIMPKLDGIGVLEKLRDERLEKQPTVIMVTAMGQESVAEEAMELGASYFILKPFDSEMVIRKIKQAKLDKKVQKPFVALKEQEGLNKNQLEIIITNIIHEIGVPAHIKGYQYLRDSIMLAIYDMDILNSITKQLYPTIAKQFGTTSSRVERAIRHAIEVAWGRGKMDTIDALFGYTVHAGKGKPTNSEFIALIADKIRLEYGDRIVSQKMSENDGR
- the spo0A gene encoding sporulation transcription factor Spo0A; the encoded protein is MYDKRKILIAVSSQNEAKELCREMENEMQVVGVAYDGASAVKLIKEHEPDVVVIDIVLPVLDGLGVIEQCNGTMDDDKIPSFIAITSIGNQRLIECISLMGVDYCMMKPFHTNVLMDRINQMMRMKRVNNNFQKTFEVKSEPVKKTFTEYDIQKDVTKIIRDLGIPAHIKGYQYIREGIIMAIHDVNMMNYITKLLYPTIAQKYKTTSSSVERAIRHAIEVAWSRGKIELLEEMFGYTISAGKGKPTNSEFIALIADKLRLEYHMNAS
- a CDS encoding PH domain-containing protein, with product MIDEQNKTWSDRSHLLWWPITFTKYRVENQRLYTQTGLLSTHEEECLLYRIMDVSYERTFGNRIFGTGTIRLTTKDASNPVIELKNIADSRRVKDLLSRWIEEERIAKRVVGRDMYGASSHMEEDFTDRDM
- a CDS encoding Rqc2 family fibronectin-binding protein; amino-acid sequence: MAFDGFVISNIVNELNEKILNGRIYKIYQPEADEITLVIKQNRENLRLHLSASPSLPIVYLSNQGKQNPIQAPNFCMLLRKHLGSGRIISVEQPGYERIIEITVEHLDELGDVCQKKLIIELMGKHSNLIFVGQDGMILDSIRHVGANVSSKREVLPGMTYSMPPTQHKKDIDSLTLEDFLTGIKPKPVPVTKALYSSITGMSSFLANEICYRAGVDGNQSTDALTQDQCSGLYSQLKKLAVSVEKHEYVPNIIYQNGEPKEFSCFPMTSYKTSYEVKVFPSISDVLVIYYSEKEKYTRMKQKSADLRKIVQTSIERTSKKYDLQRKQLLDTEKRDQYKIYGELIQAYGYGLEPESKSLKCLNYYTNKEVTIPLDPVKTPQENAQKYFARYNKLKRTYEALSELTVETKDDLMHLESIASSLNLAENEQDLSSIKQELSDYGYLKKRGSKGTKKPAKSKPLHFVSSDGFHMYVGKNNYQNDELTFKFANGGDWWFHAKNMPGSHVIVKKEQADTLPDATFEEAGRLAAFYSSGRQAPKVEVDYIQRKELKKPPKAKPGFVIYHTNYSMMCVPDISGIKEQ